A genomic window from Leptospira broomii serovar Hurstbridge str. 5399 includes:
- the groES gene encoding co-chaperone GroES: MAIKPLGDRVLVEPKQEAEEKIGSIFVPDTAKEKPQEGKVIEVGSGRYEDGKLVPLEVKSGDVVLYGKYSGTEIKSEGKEYLIIRESDILAVVKK, translated from the coding sequence ATGGCAATTAAACCACTAGGCGACCGCGTGCTAGTCGAACCGAAACAAGAAGCCGAAGAAAAAATCGGTAGCATCTTTGTTCCCGACACCGCGAAAGAAAAACCCCAAGAAGGAAAAGTAATCGAGGTTGGAAGCGGCCGTTACGAAGACGGCAAGCTCGTACCTCTCGAAGTTAAATCCGGAGACGTAGTTCTTTATGGAAAGTACTCCGGAACCGAGATCAAATCCGAAGGCAAAGAATACCTTATCATTCGTGAAAGCGATATTCTTGCAGTCGTGAAGAAGTAA